The following proteins are co-located in the Desulfatitalea tepidiphila genome:
- a CDS encoding PAS domain-containing sensor histidine kinase: MKTKSAEKFLLLWGRLEKRFLPEYVWQSDPLTFWRERVLFVMCFIAGAFGPLALIPSLFLAFKEGLWSVIAIDSCAYVMIVAVLLGRKWPLKVRGYIACLILYSLGAGLLFILGPVGAGYIWLFGTSVMISTIIGLEAAIWTLVLNALTLFGVSVFIHFASPSWSLQLENAQEKWIVMIGNFLLLNAFVTITTAFMLNGLKRVFLKEQEISANLRQSEERYRIVADFNYDWEYWISPGGTLEYVSPSCERITGYKVDEFMQDPGLMLAIVHPEDRDRMTAHMRSDQIDRWETGSLDFRITTKKNTIRWINHDCQAVYGQDGAFLGRRASNRDITERKQIEEKLRLHHERFVTVLDSIDAAIYVADLQTHEIRFMNRHMIEIYGQDMTGSICWKAIRRLSGPCRWCRSQGEGESRGFAGVHVWQEQDPHTKRWYVNHDRVIKWTDGRPAKLQIATDITELKKMEAELRQSHKMEAIGTLAGGIAHDFNNILSSIIGFTELALDDVDKGTLLEDNLRQVLTAGNRAKDLVKQILAFARQSDEQVKPIQVSAIIKEALKFIRSSIPTTVQILSHIHSDSLIMGNPSQVHQLVMNLCTNAAHAMEKGGGRLEVGLEDVHLSHDSSEEIGYLAPGDYLRLTVSDTGIGIPEEILDSIFEPFFTTKAPGEGTGMGLAVVHGIVVAYGGRIDVTSTLGQGTTFKIYLPVSSKRTFREIEPVEALPCGNERILFVDDELSIAKMGAQILERLGYQVTTRTSSVEALALFRSRPGDFDLVITDMTMPDLTGDELSAALIQLRRDIPVILCTGYSKKISDTLVKEIGIKALVYKPVVMKELAETIRRVLGAPSTDDVARSSRDD; encoded by the coding sequence TTGAAAACAAAATCAGCCGAAAAATTTCTGTTGCTCTGGGGTCGCCTCGAAAAACGGTTCCTGCCGGAATACGTTTGGCAAAGCGATCCACTGACGTTCTGGCGCGAGCGCGTTCTGTTCGTCATGTGTTTTATCGCCGGTGCGTTCGGGCCATTGGCCTTGATTCCGTCGCTTTTTCTCGCCTTCAAGGAGGGGTTGTGGAGTGTCATCGCCATCGATTCCTGCGCCTATGTCATGATCGTGGCGGTCCTGCTGGGCCGCAAATGGCCGCTTAAGGTTCGAGGCTATATCGCCTGTCTCATTCTCTACTCGCTGGGAGCAGGCTTGTTGTTTATTTTGGGCCCGGTGGGCGCCGGCTATATCTGGCTGTTCGGTACATCGGTGATGATCAGCACGATTATCGGCCTGGAAGCGGCCATCTGGACCCTTGTGCTCAATGCATTGACCCTTTTCGGCGTGTCGGTTTTCATACATTTCGCGAGCCCGTCATGGTCCCTTCAACTCGAGAACGCTCAAGAGAAATGGATCGTGATGATCGGCAATTTTCTCCTCCTCAATGCCTTTGTCACCATTACCACTGCGTTCATGCTCAACGGACTGAAAAGAGTTTTCTTAAAGGAGCAGGAGATCAGCGCCAACCTGCGGCAAAGCGAGGAACGCTACCGTATCGTGGCCGATTTCAATTATGACTGGGAGTACTGGATAAGCCCCGGGGGAACGCTCGAATATGTATCGCCGTCGTGTGAGCGGATCACCGGTTACAAGGTGGATGAGTTCATGCAAGACCCCGGTTTGATGCTCGCCATCGTCCACCCCGAAGACAGGGACAGGATGACCGCGCATATGAGGTCCGATCAAATCGACCGATGGGAAACCGGTTCTCTGGACTTCAGAATCACCACGAAAAAGAATACCATCAGATGGATCAACCATGACTGCCAGGCGGTCTATGGCCAGGATGGCGCATTTCTCGGCCGGCGTGCCAGCAATCGCGATATCACCGAACGAAAACAGATCGAAGAAAAACTTCGGCTTCACCACGAGCGTTTCGTCACGGTTCTGGACAGTATAGACGCGGCCATCTATGTGGCCGATCTTCAAACCCATGAAATACGATTCATGAACCGGCACATGATTGAAATTTACGGGCAGGATATGACCGGCAGCATATGCTGGAAGGCGATCAGGCGGTTGTCGGGGCCTTGCCGTTGGTGTCGGTCTCAAGGGGAAGGCGAGTCGCGAGGGTTTGCCGGAGTGCACGTCTGGCAAGAGCAAGACCCTCACACCAAAAGATGGTACGTCAATCATGACCGGGTCATTAAATGGACGGACGGACGGCCGGCAAAACTGCAAATCGCCACCGACATCACCGAACTGAAAAAGATGGAGGCAGAGCTGCGTCAATCCCACAAGATGGAAGCCATCGGAACGCTTGCCGGCGGCATCGCCCACGATTTCAACAATATCCTTTCCTCCATTATCGGATTCACGGAGTTGGCGCTCGATGATGTCGACAAAGGCACGCTGCTGGAAGATAACCTGCGGCAGGTATTGACTGCCGGCAATCGGGCCAAAGATCTGGTCAAGCAGATTCTGGCCTTCGCACGGCAGTCCGATGAACAAGTCAAGCCGATCCAGGTGAGCGCCATCATCAAGGAGGCGCTTAAATTCATCCGCTCTTCGATTCCCACGACCGTTCAAATTCTTTCCCACATCCATAGCGATTCACTGATCATGGGCAATCCGAGCCAGGTGCACCAATTGGTCATGAACCTTTGCACCAATGCGGCGCATGCCATGGAGAAAGGCGGCGGACGGCTGGAGGTGGGGTTGGAAGACGTTCATCTTTCCCATGACAGCTCCGAAGAAATCGGCTATCTGGCGCCGGGCGATTATCTGCGCTTGACGGTTTCCGACACCGGCATCGGTATTCCGGAGGAGATACTCGATTCGATTTTCGAACCCTTTTTTACGACAAAAGCGCCGGGTGAAGGTACGGGCATGGGGCTGGCCGTGGTACACGGCATCGTGGTGGCTTACGGGGGCCGCATCGATGTGACAAGCACCTTGGGGCAAGGAACGACTTTTAAGATCTATCTTCCGGTTTCCAGCAAACGCACGTTCAGAGAGATTGAACCGGTGGAAGCGTTACCGTGCGGAAATGAACGCATCCTGTTCGTCGACGATGAACTTTCCATCGCAAAAATGGGCGCACAGATCCTGGAACGTCTCGGTTACCAGGTTACCACTCGCACCAGCAGTGTCGAAGCGCTGGCGTTGTTCCGATCCCGTCCCGGCGATTTCGATCTGGTGATCACCGATATGACCATGCCCGATTTGACCGGCGATGAATTGTCTGCGGCGCTCATTCAACTCCGGAGGGACATTCCGGTGATTCTCTGCACCGGGTACAGCAAAAAGATATCCGACACCCTTGTCAAGGAGATCGGCATCAAGGCGCTGGTGTACAAGCCCGTGGTCATGAAAGAGTTGGCCGAAACGATACGAAGGGTTCTCGGCGCCCCGAGCACCGATGATGTCGCTCGTTCTTCCCGAGACGACTGA